Part of the candidate division WOR-3 bacterium genome is shown below.
ACTCCTTAGTTCTTATTAAGTTACGATTGATTAATTCACTCAAGCATTCAGGTGTATTCCAATAAAAAGGTATTTCCCAAAGCCATCTTCTTCTTCGCCATTTTTCCACTAATGTTGGATGTCCTGCTAATGGTGTCTCCCAAGTTACAGATAAATATTCACCATCTACACCAATAGAAATATTTGACGCAGGTTCATTAAGACCAGGAATTGATATAGCAATGTTACATTCCCACCTCGGTGTTCCTATCTTTTTTAGTGAATCTTTTGTTACTGAATACATATTCATCTTATAATAAATTCTTCCTTGTTTAACCCAGACAAGATGAATGTAGTCGCCATCTGTAACAGTCATCGCATATTCTGACACTTTTTCGTCAATCCTTTGAGACGCTGACCAGTTTTTATTTGTTTTGAACTGAAAATATAAGGTGCTATCCGGTGACTGAAACTGCCTTTCTTTTATTAAACTAAAATCCGCATCCGGCTCGGATAGCGCGTATCGTACATCAGATACAAATAAACGATAAGAAATACCCTGTGTACTTTTTATTTCAATTGTATCCGAGGAGATAAATAGACTAATTACTATAATAGTTGATAACATAACTAAATACTATCTATAAATAAACTAATTACTAAAATAAATCCTAACATAACTATTCCTTATCTATTACAGAATAACTTCTACTCTAATATTGTCAATAGTAAATTATAAAGAGTACCCAAAATTACCAAAAGACAGAATTAAAATAAAATTACAAATAATAATTAAAAACAATTTATTCTATTCATATTTATTCGTGGTTAAATATAAATGTCTTTTTGCCGAACTTCCTTTTATCGGGTAGTGTCAAGAATTTTGTGCAATTTCTTTTCTTCTATACAGGCTTATTTTCCCATTATCTGTTTTCTTTAACATATCAAACTAAAATTTACATAAATATTATACACTATCCTCCTATCGGTGTATCTTGACATTGTGAAATCTTGGCATATAATGGTTAGCGATGATTGTTTTTGAACATGTGTCTAAGATTTATCATAATTCCTGGACCGCACTTTATGATATAAACCTTAAAATAAATAAAGGCGAATTCGTCTTTCTTACTGGACCAACTGGTGCCGGAAAAACAACCTTGCTGAAATTAATCTATTGTGCAGAATTTCCTGATGCGGGTGAATTAACCGTCAATGGTTATAGTTTAAACAAACATTGTTCGGATAAAACAATCACACAGATACGACGAAAAATCGGAATTATCTTTCAAGATTTCAAACTCTTGACGGAAAGAACAGTTTATGAAAATATTGAGTTTGCTTTAAGAGTTATTGGTATTCGTCCATACTTAATTCCTGAAATAGTTAT
Proteins encoded:
- the ftsE gene encoding cell division ATP-binding protein FtsE is translated as MIVFEHVSKIYHNSWTALYDINLKINKGEFVFLTGPTGAGKTTLLKLIYCAEFPDAGELTVNGYSLNKHCSDKTITQIRRKIGIIFQDFKLLTERTVYENIEFALRVIGIRPYLIPEIVMSALSKVGLSNRKDFYPYQLSGGEQQKVSIARALAKNPEILLADEPTGNIDYKGSAEILGLLKEINYSGTTVIMATHDYLLAENSNKRVVKLQDGKILDDSNLL